In Flavobacterium sp. N1736, the following are encoded in one genomic region:
- a CDS encoding DUF2130 domain-containing protein — protein sequence MAEQSSIQCPNCGTNIDVNDILKHQLEDSIRKEFQQKANAQSKELELKNEQFEKAKAEFEAKKKQENELFAERLEREKKTAEKEITEKIKTKLDEENKDRLLLMEKELSEKSEKLRELNKMTGEIAKLQREKLEMKEAIEAEAQKQLNATLVLERDKIRKQEEEKNELKIKEYQKQSDDQKKLIEEMKRKQEQGSMQLQGEVMELAIEEWLANNFPLDSIDEVKKGANGADCLQIVNTRELQNCGSIYYESKRTKAFQPSWIEKFKNDIRTKRANIGVLVTEVMPAGMDRMGMRDGIWICTYEEFKGLSAVLRQSLIQVSQAVQAQENKGDKMSMLYDFLTSNEFRLQIEGIVEGFTQMQGDLEAEKRAMQRIWKQREKQIEKVVHNTLGMYGSIRGIAGNAVQTVKALELDFIEDEEDPKELE from the coding sequence ATGGCAGAGCAATCTTCAATTCAGTGTCCAAATTGCGGAACTAATATCGATGTAAACGACATACTGAAACATCAGTTAGAAGATAGTATTCGTAAAGAATTTCAACAAAAAGCCAATGCCCAAAGCAAAGAACTTGAACTTAAAAACGAGCAATTTGAAAAAGCAAAAGCTGAATTTGAAGCCAAAAAGAAACAGGAAAATGAACTTTTTGCTGAACGTTTAGAGCGCGAAAAAAAGACAGCTGAGAAAGAAATTACCGAAAAAATAAAAACTAAACTCGACGAAGAAAATAAAGACCGTTTGCTTTTGATGGAAAAAGAGCTTTCAGAAAAATCAGAGAAACTTCGTGAATTAAATAAAATGACGGGCGAAATTGCAAAACTTCAACGCGAAAAACTCGAAATGAAGGAAGCAATAGAAGCCGAAGCTCAAAAACAATTGAATGCAACTTTGGTTTTAGAACGTGATAAAATCCGCAAACAGGAAGAAGAAAAAAACGAACTAAAAATTAAAGAGTATCAAAAACAATCTGACGATCAAAAAAAGCTGATTGAAGAAATGAAACGCAAGCAGGAACAAGGTTCTATGCAATTGCAAGGTGAAGTAATGGAATTGGCAATCGAAGAATGGCTTGCCAATAATTTTCCGCTTGACAGTATTGATGAAGTTAAAAAAGGCGCAAATGGTGCCGATTGTCTTCAAATTGTAAACACGCGCGAGCTTCAAAATTGTGGTTCTATTTATTACGAAAGTAAACGTACAAAAGCGTTTCAGCCTTCGTGGATCGAGAAATTTAAAAATGATATTAGAACCAAAAGAGCCAATATTGGTGTTTTGGTAACAGAAGTTATGCCGGCCGGAATGGACCGAATGGGAATGCGTGACGGAATATGGATTTGTACGTATGAAGAATTTAAAGGTTTAAGTGCTGTTTTACGTCAGTCGCTAATTCAGGTTAGTCAGGCAGTTCAGGCACAGGAAAACAAAGGCGATAAAATGTCGATGTTATATGATTTTTTAACGAGTAATGAATTTCGCTTGCAAATTGAAGGAATTGTTGAAGGTTTCACACAAATGCAAGGCGATCTTGAAGCCGAAAAAAGAGCGATGCAAAGAATCTGGAAACAGCGCGAAAAGCAAATCGAAAAAGTAGTTCATAATACTTTAGGAATGTACGGTTCTATTCGCGGTATTGCCGGAAATGCCGTTCAGACCGTTAAGGCTTTAGAATTGGATTTTATTGAAGATGAAGAAGATCCTAAGGAATTGGAATAA
- a CDS encoding META domain-containing protein, whose translation MKRILILFIAVSLAYSCKSAKDSKSTASTNENAIEKKLQQTWVLENLNGKVVTEKDFSVLPKIVMTSSTFSGSTGCNAIKGNLSSKGEKQVQFLNLTTETKKCDAKQEGEFLQLLRTNSGYSIDNNKLFLSNQFGLTMSFKKG comes from the coding sequence ATGAAAAGGATTTTAATACTATTTATTGCAGTTTCACTGGCTTACAGCTGCAAATCTGCAAAAGACTCAAAATCAACGGCTTCGACTAACGAAAATGCAATTGAAAAGAAATTACAGCAAACCTGGGTTTTAGAAAACTTAAACGGAAAAGTTGTTACAGAAAAGGATTTTTCAGTTCTTCCAAAAATCGTAATGACTTCTTCTACTTTTTCAGGTTCTACAGGATGTAATGCTATTAAAGGCAATTTGTCGTCAAAAGGAGAGAAACAGGTTCAGTTTTTAAATCTTACTACAGAAACTAAAAAATGTGATGCAAAGCAAGAAGGTGAATTTTTACAATTGTTAAGAACAAATTCAGGTTATTCTATAGACAATAATAAATTATTCCTTTCAAATCAGTTTGGATTGACTATGTCTTTCAAAAAAGGATAA
- a CDS encoding META domain-containing protein, translating to MKNIVSILLLLLLTGCKSTTGKTSDTQTTSEYGTQEDEMKYFFTSTGNEPFWGLKMGSENIVFTSLIPGKEKLVFPSVEAVKAMDANVKMYKVSNETSTAAITIQQLECQNSMSGAISPYKVSVEIKNNSELEAKKLSGCGKYNTDYRLHDIWVLEELNGFKVFVTDFQRELPRIEINSAENKFMGYGGCNAISGTIFYEKDLLRFSKVISTLMACPPGNKEGEFTKALQSTTTYSIGDNRLTLSNPSGKILIFKKVD from the coding sequence ATGAAAAATATAGTTTCAATATTGCTTTTACTTTTACTTACAGGCTGTAAATCTACAACGGGCAAAACTTCTGATACACAAACAACTTCTGAATATGGAACTCAGGAAGATGAGATGAAATATTTTTTTACATCAACCGGAAACGAGCCTTTTTGGGGATTAAAAATGGGAAGTGAAAATATCGTTTTTACATCTTTAATTCCCGGAAAAGAAAAGCTTGTTTTTCCATCAGTTGAAGCTGTTAAAGCAATGGATGCCAATGTAAAAATGTACAAAGTGAGTAATGAAACTTCGACAGCTGCAATTACGATTCAGCAATTAGAATGTCAGAATTCAATGTCCGGCGCAATTTCTCCCTACAAGGTTTCTGTTGAAATTAAAAATAACTCAGAACTAGAAGCTAAAAAATTAAGCGGCTGCGGAAAATATAATACAGATTATCGTTTGCATGATATTTGGGTTTTGGAAGAATTAAATGGTTTTAAAGTTTTTGTAACCGATTTTCAAAGAGAATTACCGAGAATAGAAATCAATTCTGCCGAGAATAAATTTATGGGTTATGGAGGCTGTAATGCTATCAGCGGTACTATATTTTATGAAAAAGATTTACTACGATTTTCAAAAGTCATTTCGACATTAATGGCTTGCCCGCCGGGAAATAAAGAAGGAGAATTTACAAAAGCGCTTCAAAGCACAACAACGTATTCGATAGGCGATAATAGATTAACGCTTTCAAATCCGTCCGGAAAAATTCTTATTTTTAAGAAAGTAGATTGA
- the nirB gene encoding nitrite reductase large subunit NirB: protein MIRVIVVGNGMVGYKFCEKFIAKSGQEKYQITVFGEEPRRAYDRVHLSEYFGGKTADDLSLSSSEWYAENNITLNTSELITDINRSEKTIHTHLEKTHTYDYLVLATGSSAFVPPIDGVEKEGVFVYRTIEDLDAIMAYAKKIKQKGATEAAVLGGGLLGLEAAKAVRDLGLNPHVVEFAPRLMPRQLDKGASDMLQSKIEELNIGIHLNKATQYIDGKECITGMMFADDELLKVDMLVISAGIKPRDELARVSGLEVGLRGGVVVNNQMQTSDPSIFAIGEVALYNQNIYGLVAPGYEMADVAAEQILNGSKTMRETIDMSTQLKLIGVEVASFGDPFVENENVTAIIYENKLSGIYKRINVTKDSKTLLGGILVGDSSDYNSLFQIFSNAMALPKNPEDLILGSRDGSESSGLGSVLDLPDTAIICSCENVTKGAICCSILDETCSNFSDVVKHTKATSGCGGCKPMVSDLVKATQKSLGKEVKDVICEHFSYTRQELFDLVKINKHENFYEVIDHHGKGDGCEVCKPVVASIFSSIYNDTANKHVTTQDTNDRFLANIQRNGTYSVVPRVAGGEITAEKLIVIGEVAKQFDLYTKITGAQRVDLFGAHLSDLPKIWRILIDNGFESGHAYGKSLRAVKSCVGNAWCRYGMDDSAGFAIELENRYKGIRSPHKLKGGVSACIRECAEARGKDFGLIAVEGGWNLYIAGNGGANPKHAVLLAEKIDKETVIKYLDRFLMYYIRTAGPLIRTATWLEKLDGGLDYLKEVIIEDSLGICETLEAEMQTLVNTFECEWKQVLEKPRLLKRFSHFVNSDEKDDNVVFVPLRDQKAPKAWS, encoded by the coding sequence ATGATAAGAGTAATTGTAGTTGGAAACGGCATGGTGGGTTATAAATTTTGCGAAAAATTCATTGCAAAATCAGGACAGGAAAAGTATCAGATTACCGTTTTTGGTGAAGAACCAAGGCGAGCTTACGACAGGGTTCATTTAAGTGAATACTTTGGAGGCAAAACCGCAGACGATTTATCGCTTTCAAGCAGCGAATGGTATGCAGAAAACAATATTACTCTCAATACTTCTGAATTAATTACAGATATTAATCGATCTGAAAAAACAATACATACACATTTAGAAAAAACACATACGTATGATTACTTAGTTCTTGCAACGGGATCTTCTGCATTTGTTCCGCCAATTGATGGCGTTGAAAAAGAAGGTGTTTTTGTATACAGAACTATCGAAGATCTTGACGCTATTATGGCTTACGCCAAAAAAATAAAACAAAAAGGCGCTACCGAAGCCGCTGTTTTAGGCGGTGGTTTGCTAGGTCTTGAAGCTGCAAAAGCAGTTCGCGATCTAGGATTGAATCCGCATGTGGTAGAATTTGCCCCGCGTTTGATGCCGAGACAATTAGACAAAGGCGCCAGCGATATGCTTCAATCTAAAATCGAGGAATTAAATATTGGAATTCATCTTAACAAGGCCACACAATATATTGACGGAAAGGAATGTATAACGGGAATGATGTTTGCCGATGATGAGTTGTTAAAAGTTGACATGTTGGTTATTTCTGCCGGAATAAAACCTCGTGACGAATTAGCGCGAGTTTCAGGACTTGAAGTGGGTTTACGAGGCGGTGTTGTGGTAAACAATCAAATGCAAACATCAGATCCTTCAATTTTTGCAATTGGTGAAGTGGCTTTATACAATCAGAATATTTACGGACTTGTTGCTCCGGGTTACGAAATGGCTGATGTTGCTGCCGAGCAAATCTTAAATGGCTCTAAAACCATGCGGGAAACCATCGATATGTCGACACAATTAAAATTAATTGGCGTTGAAGTCGCAAGTTTTGGTGATCCTTTTGTCGAAAATGAAAATGTAACGGCGATTATCTACGAAAATAAATTAAGCGGAATTTACAAAAGAATCAACGTTACCAAAGATTCTAAAACGTTATTAGGCGGAATTTTGGTAGGAGATTCGAGCGATTATAATTCTCTTTTTCAGATTTTTAGCAATGCAATGGCTTTGCCTAAAAATCCCGAAGATTTAATTTTAGGCTCCAGAGACGGTTCTGAAAGTTCAGGTTTAGGCAGCGTTCTCGATTTACCGGATACAGCCATAATTTGTTCTTGCGAAAATGTTACAAAAGGCGCAATCTGCTGTTCTATATTAGATGAAACCTGCTCAAATTTTTCAGATGTTGTAAAACACACGAAAGCAACTTCTGGCTGTGGAGGCTGTAAACCAATGGTTTCTGATTTGGTAAAAGCCACTCAAAAATCGCTTGGAAAAGAAGTTAAAGATGTTATTTGCGAGCATTTTAGTTATACACGTCAGGAATTATTCGATTTGGTAAAAATCAATAAACACGAGAATTTCTACGAAGTTATCGATCATCATGGCAAGGGCGATGGCTGCGAAGTTTGCAAACCTGTTGTAGCTTCTATATTCTCCAGTATTTACAATGATACTGCAAATAAACACGTTACAACGCAAGATACAAACGATAGATTTTTGGCTAATATTCAACGTAACGGAACTTATTCTGTAGTTCCAAGAGTTGCCGGAGGAGAAATTACTGCCGAGAAATTAATCGTGATTGGAGAAGTTGCCAAACAATTTGATTTATACACCAAAATTACCGGAGCGCAACGTGTTGATTTATTTGGCGCTCATTTAAGTGATTTGCCTAAAATTTGGAGAATCTTAATTGATAATGGTTTTGAAAGTGGTCACGCGTACGGAAAATCGCTTCGGGCTGTAAAAAGCTGTGTTGGAAATGCGTGGTGCCGTTACGGAATGGACGATAGCGCCGGATTTGCAATAGAACTTGAAAACAGATATAAAGGAATTCGTTCTCCGCATAAATTAAAAGGCGGTGTTTCGGCTTGTATTCGTGAGTGTGCCGAAGCTCGCGGAAAAGATTTTGGATTAATTGCGGTTGAAGGCGGTTGGAATTTATACATCGCAGGAAACGGTGGAGCAAACCCAAAACACGCGGTTTTACTGGCCGAAAAAATAGACAAAGAAACGGTTATCAAATATCTGGATCGCTTTTTAATGTATTACATCCGCACGGCTGGACCGCTGATTAGAACGGCAACCTGGTTAGAAAAACTAGACGGCGGTTTAGATTATTTGAAAGAAGTAATTATAGAAGACAGCTTAGGGATTTGCGAAACTTTAGAAGCTGAAATGCAGACTTTGGTAAACACTTTTGAATGTGAATGGAAACAAGTTCTTGAAAAACCAAGATTATTAAAACGTTTCAGTCACTTTGTAAACTCTGATGAAAAGGATGATAATGTTGTTTTTGTTCCGTTACGAGATCAAAAAGCACCAAAAGCCTGGTCTTAA
- the nirD gene encoding nitrite reductase small subunit NirD yields MEEILNQYATVHPSEAKIWFKAGKTEDFPTNRGGCIKYKNKQIAIFNFARRNEWYACQNACPHKMEMVLARGMTGSADDIPKIACPMHKKTFSLVDGSNLNGDDFKIAIYPIKVIEDEVFVGFID; encoded by the coding sequence ATGGAAGAAATTTTAAATCAATACGCAACAGTGCATCCAAGCGAAGCAAAAATCTGGTTTAAAGCTGGAAAAACAGAAGATTTTCCAACCAATCGTGGTGGCTGCATCAAATACAAAAATAAACAAATTGCCATTTTCAATTTTGCGCGTCGTAACGAATGGTACGCGTGTCAAAACGCATGTCCGCATAAAATGGAAATGGTTTTGGCGCGGGGAATGACAGGATCTGCGGATGATATTCCGAAAATTGCGTGTCCGATGCATAAAAAAACATTCTCATTGGTGGATGGTTCTAACTTAAACGGCGATGATTTTAAAATAGCAATTTACCCCATAAAAGTAATTGAAGACGAAGTGTTTGTTGGTTTTATAGACTGA
- a CDS encoding DUF4202 domain-containing protein, which translates to MNTPFQKASEWIDAENAQDPNIETDQNIEYPKELFYSNRMYERLMQFEPEASEEIQIASKAQHICRWKVARESYPMDRVGYLRWREELKKFHAATTAEILVKAGYNQEFIDRVSFLIEKKLLKKDAETQLLEDVICLVFLEYYLDPFVHKHDEEKLKNIIKKTWDKMSDKGHDEALKINYSEENLNLIKASLGL; encoded by the coding sequence ATGAACACACCTTTTCAAAAAGCAAGTGAATGGATTGATGCTGAAAACGCTCAGGATCCGAATATCGAAACCGATCAAAATATCGAATATCCGAAGGAATTATTTTACTCGAACAGAATGTATGAAAGATTGATGCAATTTGAGCCGGAAGCTTCAGAAGAAATACAAATTGCTTCAAAAGCACAGCACATTTGCCGATGGAAAGTAGCGCGCGAATCTTATCCAATGGATCGTGTGGGTTATTTGAGATGGAGAGAAGAACTCAAAAAATTTCATGCTGCAACCACTGCCGAAATCTTAGTAAAAGCAGGATATAATCAAGAGTTTATAGATCGTGTTTCGTTTTTAATCGAAAAAAAACTGCTTAAAAAAGATGCCGAAACGCAATTACTCGAAGATGTTATTTGTCTGGTTTTTTTAGAATATTATTTAGATCCTTTCGTACACAAACATGACGAGGAAAAACTAAAAAATATCATCAAAAAAACATGGGATAAAATGTCGGACAAAGGGCATGATGAAGCCTTAAAAATCAACTATTCTGAAGAAAATTTAAACTTAATAAAAGCTTCTTTAGGATTGTAA
- a CDS encoding ATP-binding protein — protein sequence MIKKSNQEAADKITFKNLRRLYFFALLTIAVTIILSQLLVQYNLKQQLSDSKIINISGKQRMLSQKIVKEVLILYYVSDTVSQKQISHLKDVLSLWKTTQNSLENGSENLAFPKEKSETLSQLYTEIKPSFNNIEDAANSFLLNLEQKNNSNNQTLVQNILKNEGVFLSKMNQIVTQYDLEAHEKVTEQRKIEYWIFAFTLFVLLLEFFFIFKPTNKKIEKLIATLLSSEKRALKLAYDTEIISEIKENSVKELKSLNYAMENTLLYCRIAPDGSIIHIGEKFAKLLNYTNFSSNKKFSEVLTTDEKEQINFDRIIFEKHRSGWQGEIKIINKEAQTIWLDLSMVPVTIKKDELELLIVCFNITERKKAQREVERLNIENSTEKINQQKIISSKIVENQENEQNRIAKEIHDGIGQMLTGLKFSLESINLDDKEKSTQKIEYLKKLSLDIIKGVRTATFNLMPPELSDHGIVSSLAKLTQELSKLTGKEILFYNKTGFDQRLDSLIEINIYRITQEAINNAIKYADSSHIIVQLSHSETLLSIIIDDNGKGFDVNAVDKKRNSESGMGLLFMKERIQYINGRIFIKSIPGEGTRITFNIPI from the coding sequence ATGATAAAAAAAAGCAATCAGGAAGCTGCGGATAAAATCACTTTCAAAAATTTACGCCGATTGTATTTTTTTGCACTTTTGACTATTGCTGTAACCATCATTTTAAGTCAGTTATTAGTTCAGTATAATTTAAAACAACAATTAAGCGATTCTAAAATCATCAATATTTCGGGCAAGCAAAGAATGCTGAGCCAGAAAATTGTGAAAGAAGTTTTGATTTTATATTATGTTTCTGATACTGTATCTCAAAAACAAATTTCGCATTTAAAAGATGTTTTATCCCTTTGGAAAACAACTCAGAATTCATTGGAAAATGGAAGTGAAAACTTAGCTTTTCCAAAAGAAAAAAGTGAGACACTCTCTCAGTTATATACGGAAATCAAACCAAGTTTCAACAATATTGAAGACGCTGCAAATTCGTTTCTGCTGAATTTAGAACAAAAAAACAACTCCAATAATCAAACATTGGTACAAAATATTCTAAAAAATGAAGGTGTTTTTCTTTCGAAAATGAATCAGATCGTGACGCAATATGATCTTGAAGCGCATGAAAAAGTAACGGAACAACGCAAAATAGAATATTGGATTTTTGCCTTCACGCTGTTTGTTTTGCTTTTGGAGTTTTTCTTTATTTTTAAACCTACCAATAAAAAAATCGAGAAACTTATCGCGACGCTTTTATCTTCAGAAAAAAGAGCTTTAAAACTCGCTTATGACACTGAAATTATTAGTGAGATTAAGGAAAACTCGGTAAAAGAATTAAAATCGCTTAATTATGCCATGGAAAATACGCTGCTTTATTGTCGTATTGCTCCTGATGGTTCGATTATTCATATTGGAGAAAAATTTGCCAAACTTTTAAACTACACCAACTTTTCATCCAACAAAAAATTCTCAGAAGTTTTAACGACAGACGAAAAAGAACAAATCAATTTTGATCGTATTATTTTCGAAAAGCACAGAAGTGGCTGGCAAGGCGAAATTAAAATCATTAATAAGGAAGCGCAAACTATCTGGCTCGATTTATCGATGGTTCCGGTAACAATTAAAAAAGATGAACTGGAGCTTTTAATCGTTTGTTTTAATATCACCGAACGTAAAAAAGCACAGCGCGAAGTAGAACGTTTGAATATTGAAAACAGCACGGAAAAAATCAATCAGCAAAAAATTATTTCGAGTAAAATTGTTGAAAATCAGGAAAATGAACAAAACCGAATTGCCAAAGAAATTCACGACGGAATCGGTCAAATGCTTACGGGTTTAAAATTTAGTCTTGAAAGTATCAATCTGGACGATAAAGAAAAGTCTACACAAAAAATTGAATATCTTAAAAAATTATCGCTCGATATTATCAAAGGCGTTCGTACGGCAACCTTCAACTTAATGCCGCCGGAATTAAGCGATCACGGTATTGTTTCTTCGCTTGCAAAACTAACACAGGAACTTTCTAAACTTACCGGAAAAGAAATTCTGTTTTATAATAAAACCGGTTTCGATCAACGTTTAGATTCTTTAATCGAAATTAATATTTACCGCATTACGCAGGAAGCGATTAATAATGCCATAAAATATGCCGATTCATCACATATTATTGTACAGCTTTCGCATAGTGAAACGTTGTTAAGCATTATTATTGATGATAACGGAAAAGGATTTGATGTAAATGCTGTTGATAAAAAACGCAACAGCGAATCCGGAATGGGACTGTTATTTATGAAAGAAAGAATTCAATACATTAACGGACGCATTTTTATTAAATCGATTCCAGGCGAAGGAACGAGGATTACTTTTAATATTCCTATTTGA
- a CDS encoding response regulator transcription factor gives MSNIIRVVLADDHVFVRDGIKSLLENEANIEVAGEAVDGADALEVIAATKPDLLIADIRMPNLTGIELVEKLRSENNNIKIIMLSMHESEEYVLKSIKAGADGYLLKGSSKEEFLKALHTVAAGGKYFSGDISSILISQLTNSSSSLESKHNLGEGMVITKREKEILTLLLSGKGNKEIAEALEISKRTAEVHRFNLMKKLKVKNLMELSNKAAEYSLL, from the coding sequence ATGAGTAATATTATTCGGGTTGTTCTGGCAGATGATCATGTATTTGTGAGAGATGGAATAAAATCTTTATTGGAAAACGAAGCAAACATTGAGGTTGCAGGCGAAGCAGTTGATGGCGCAGATGCTCTTGAGGTTATCGCAGCCACTAAACCTGATTTACTTATTGCTGATATTAGAATGCCAAACTTAACCGGTATTGAACTGGTAGAAAAACTTAGAAGCGAAAATAATAACATAAAAATTATTATGCTTTCTATGCACGAATCTGAAGAATATGTACTAAAATCTATCAAGGCAGGAGCCGACGGTTATTTACTAAAAGGATCCAGCAAAGAAGAATTCCTGAAAGCATTGCATACAGTTGCTGCAGGCGGAAAATATTTTAGTGGCGATATCTCATCCATTTTAATTAGTCAGTTAACAAATTCCTCTTCTTCATTAGAATCTAAGCATAATTTAGGCGAAGGAATGGTAATTACGAAAAGAGAAAAAGAAATTTTAACCCTTTTATTATCCGGAAAAGGAAACAAAGAAATCGCTGAAGCATTGGAAATTAGTAAAAGAACCGCCGAAGTGCATCGTTTTAACCTGATGAAAAAGCTAAAAGTGAAGAACTTAATGGAACTTTCGAATAAAGCCGCTGAATATTCGCTTTTATAA
- a CDS encoding MFS transporter has translation MKNTNSLSQSHKILFLNTLAFTVCFACWTLNGVLVTFLVDNDIFNWSVVQVGWLLGIPILTGSIMRLPIGILTDKFGGKYVFSLLLLLCSIPLFLLPYADSFIMFALLSFLFGMVGTSFAVGIGYTSIWYPKEWQGRALGIFGMGNAGAAITTFLAPSLLNYFSIDDPQNGWKILPVIYAVALIIIGFAFLIFAKNKKIENDTRTVSQMLQSLKCARVWRFGAYYFLVFGCFVAYSQWLLPNFMNVYQTSLVMGGLFATLFSLPSGVIRAFGGYLSDKFGARKVMYWVLSSSVILSALLMIPKMEITTTGPGILASKKGNITAVSDKNIKIGETDFPIAQKKANESENAIFPTRTSWQQVVVTENQLVKKKELLAKGITVIKFDANMWVFLVLVILIGISWGIGKAAVYKHIPEYFPKDVGVVGGMVGMIGGLGGFFGPIIFSYLLTATGIWSSSWIFILVFSAICLIWMHYTITKIMNEKQPVLSKVIDRQ, from the coding sequence ATGAAAAATACAAACTCTTTATCACAATCACACAAGATTTTATTTTTGAATACTTTAGCATTCACCGTATGTTTTGCTTGTTGGACATTAAACGGTGTATTGGTTACTTTTTTGGTTGACAATGACATTTTCAATTGGAGCGTTGTACAAGTGGGCTGGTTACTCGGCATTCCTATTTTAACCGGCTCAATTATGCGTTTGCCAATTGGTATTCTTACCGATAAATTTGGCGGGAAATATGTTTTTTCGCTTTTGCTCCTGCTCTGTTCGATTCCTTTATTTTTATTGCCTTATGCCGATAGTTTTATAATGTTTGCATTGTTAAGCTTTTTGTTTGGAATGGTGGGAACGAGTTTTGCTGTAGGAATTGGCTATACTTCTATTTGGTACCCTAAAGAATGGCAGGGACGCGCTTTGGGAATTTTTGGAATGGGAAATGCCGGAGCAGCGATCACTACATTTTTAGCGCCTTCATTACTTAATTATTTTTCGATTGATGATCCTCAAAACGGCTGGAAAATACTTCCTGTTATTTATGCTGTTGCATTAATTATTATTGGTTTTGCCTTTTTAATCTTCGCTAAAAATAAAAAAATAGAGAACGATACCAGAACAGTTTCTCAAATGCTTCAATCCTTAAAATGTGCCAGAGTTTGGCGTTTTGGAGCGTACTATTTTTTGGTTTTCGGCTGTTTTGTTGCTTATTCGCAATGGCTTTTACCCAATTTTATGAATGTTTATCAAACCAGTTTGGTTATGGGAGGCTTATTTGCCACACTTTTTAGCTTGCCTTCAGGCGTTATCAGAGCTTTTGGTGGTTATTTGTCAGATAAATTCGGAGCTCGAAAAGTGATGTATTGGGTTTTAAGTTCTTCTGTTATTTTGAGTGCCTTATTAATGATTCCAAAAATGGAAATCACTACAACCGGACCCGGAATTTTAGCCTCTAAAAAAGGAAATATAACGGCTGTATCTGACAAAAATATTAAAATTGGAGAAACTGATTTTCCTATTGCTCAAAAAAAGGCAAATGAATCTGAAAATGCTATTTTTCCAACCAGAACATCGTGGCAGCAAGTGGTTGTTACAGAAAATCAATTGGTAAAGAAAAAAGAACTTTTAGCCAAAGGAATTACTGTGATTAAATTTGATGCTAATATGTGGGTTTTTCTAGTTCTGGTTATCCTAATAGGAATTTCGTGGGGAATTGGAAAAGCAGCCGTTTACAAACATATTCCGGAATATTTTCCAAAAGATGTAGGCGTTGTTGGCGGAATGGTGGGAATGATTGGTGGTTTGGGCGGTTTTTTTGGTCCAATTATCTTTAGTTATTTGCTTACTGCAACCGGAATTTGGTCCAGTTCGTGGATCTTTATTTTAGTGTTTTCGGCTATTTGTTTGATTTGGATGCATTATACAATAACAAAAATTATGAATGAGAAACAACCTGTTTTATCCAAAGTAATTGATAGGCAGTAA